A stretch of the Aegilops tauschii subsp. strangulata cultivar AL8/78 chromosome 4, Aet v6.0, whole genome shotgun sequence genome encodes the following:
- the LOC109773110 gene encoding protein FAR1-RELATED SEQUENCE 5-like, with product MGHDNVVGQSSSRGAPVVVSLQSESHTLDDTGTTANVLGPTRTELGAGAVDGVVQGEEGEDEAGSQPMEPYVVMRFDSLQIAKDHYNSYALRMDFSVKMNTSRRTARTNVLVNRSSVATRRMMHILAEFYGSEMMVPFGPKSITNLCTSFRRDDTKEGDIIETIAHFKDIQKTDPYFFYKVKYDEEDRVVNIFWMDGLARKAYVGAYHDSISFDTTYMTNMYNMPFTPFTGINRHGQSFMLGCTFVRQELASSFDWVFRAFLEAMDGKPPDNFIIDQDGLSDDFNYCVDFSFTPDKSTWVPRNFKHRFFPFLQSTHRSEGFNAVLKRYVNPHNSMLNFVKQYEKIQNHILAKEGCNDYRTEHLEIELWSNFPIERQAYETYTRDLCRKFREEFELIGHYNAFQVGKGGGGFLFV from the exons ATGGGCCATGACAATGTGGTAGGGCAGTCATCATCCCGTGGTGCCCCTGTAGTGGTGTCTTTGCAGTCAGAGAGCCATACTCTTGATGACACGGGCACCACGGCAAATGTCCTTGGTCCAACCAGGACTGAGCTCGGAGCTGGTGCTGTTGACGGTGTTGtgcaaggagaagaaggagaggatgAGGCTGGTTCTCAGCCCATGGAACCCTATGTTGTCATGAGGTTTGACAGCCTTCAAATTGCTAAAGATCACTACAATAGCTACGCCCTACGGATGGATTTCTCTGTCAAGATGAACACCTCTAGGCGGACAGCTCGCACCAATGTATTGGTAAATAGAAGTTCTGTTGCAACAA GACGTATGATGCATATATTGGCAGAGTTCTATGGATCTGAGATGATGGTGCCGTTTGGACCAAAGTCAATAACAAATCTGTGTACAAGTTTCCGCAGAGATGACACAAAGGAGGGTGACATAATTGAGACAATTGCGCACTTCAAGGATATACAGAAAACTGATCCATACTTCTTCTATAAGGTAAAATATGATGAAGAGGACAGAGTTGTCAACATATTTTGGATGGATGGCTTAGCTCGAAAAGCTTATGTGGGGGCGTACCACGATTCCATATCGTTTGACACCACCTACATGACCAACATGTACAATATGCCGTTCACGCCCTTCACCGGAATAAACCGACATGGCCAATCTTTCATGCTGGGTTGCACGTTTGTGAGGCAGGAGTTGGCATCGAGCTTTGATTGGGTCTTCCGAGCATTCCTAGAGGCTATGGATGGCAAACCTCCTGACAACTTCATAATCGATCAGGATG GGCTCTCTGATGATTTCAACTACTGTGTTGACTTCAGCTTCACTCCAGACAA GTCAACTTGGGTGCCGCGCAACTTCAAACACAGGTTCTTCCCCTTCCTGCAGTCTACACATCGTAGTGAGGGGTTCAACGCCGTCCTAAAAAGATATGTGAACCCACACAACTCAATGCTGAACTTCGTGAAGCAATATGAAAAAATTCAAAACCACATCCTTGCCAAGGAAGGCTGCAATGATTACAGGACAGAACACCTTGAGATTGAGCTATGGTCCAACTTCCCAATAGAGAGGCAAGCTTACGAAACCTACACTAGGGACCTTTGCCGCAAGTTCCGAGAAGAGTTTGAGCTGATTGGACATTATAATGCGTTCCAAGTTG GCAAGGGTGGGGGAGGGTTCCTATTTGTGTGA